In Desulfomicrobium apsheronum, the DNA window GCTCCAGGGAGTTGGAGGCGATGCTGCCCTTGCCCCCGGTGTTGGCCAATCCGGTGACGGGCGGCCCCGAGGAGCGCGTCTCGGAGAAGAGGTTTCCGCCCTCGCGGTACAGGGCGTAGTTGTTGTTGAACGTGGCCAGGGTCACGGCGAAGAGCTGCAAAACCTGACCATTGGAGTACCGCCCGGTGATGACCCCGTCGCGGTCCACGGAGATGTTCTGCAGAAAGCCCGCAGTGTACCCATCCTGGGCCTGGAAGATGGTCGTGGAGCCGGTACTGTAGTTGGTGGATGACAGAGCGCTGGTTTCCTTGGCACCCAGGCCATTCATGTCGGCTAGGCCCGCAGAAGTCTGCGGTAAATCGGCCAACGCTTGAAGAGTGGTTTGGTTAGCGGGGTTCCATGAGTTAGACTTACTGCGAACGCCAAAATTTATCTCGATATTCTTCGTATTCTCCGCAACGGTTGCTGTTCCCGTAACGCTGCCATTAGCAGTCCCCAAGAAGTTAGCCGTGCATATGGGGTATCCGTTCGCAGAAGGATTGGCTATTCCCCACGAATCTTTATCGTCCGGGTTAACGACCGCTGGGTCATTCAAAGTAAACGCGGACATATTTTCCAATTCGCCGGCCGCGTTAAAAGTCAAGGTGCCAGTCATCAAAACACCTTTTTTCTCGATGAGTGCACCCGCGAAAACACGATTGTCGTCGCTCGGAGGAACCGCAACAACGTACTCCCAATATTTTTTACCACCAGACGCAGCAGTAACGTCCGCATCACCAATAGGATCCATGTACACGGTCAAGTTGTGAGAAGAGCCATTTTCATCATAAACTTTAATAGTGGTTTGATATGCGTAACTATCCTCAGCGAGGGGCTGTCCAGACTGTGCGTTGTACTTGTCGAACATTGCCGTAAACGGAGCATCATCAACGGCCGATTTGTCATCCGATCCAGAGTCTACGTTTACTATCAAATCTATCCGACTTGTAGCCTGGGGCGGAGACTGAAAATTCTCCAACTTCACGTCCTGGGGTACACCTTGAATCTGCACGCCGGTCGAGGGCTGTGCCGATGTATTCCCGCTGGCCGCAGCACTCGTATTCGCCTGCTGCACTTCCCACCCCTGCAGGCGGTAACCTTGGGGATTGACCAGATAGCCATCCTCATCAAAACGGAAATTTCCAGCTCGGGTGTAATAATTGATTTCCTGCCCGGCGGGCGAAACCATGAAGAAGCCGTTGCCGCCGACGGCCAGGTCAGTGGCTTCCGTGGTGTTCTCCAAAGAACCCTGGGAGAAATCGCCCATTACCGCGCCTACGGAAACTCCTCGCCCCACCTGCCCGCCCCCGGAAGCGGTGGTGATCTGCTGGCTCAGCGCATCCTCGAAATACATGCGCGAGCCCTTGAATCCTATGGTCGAGACGTTGGAGATGTTGTTGCCGATGACGGTCATATCCTCGCCATGAGCCTTGAGACCACTGGTCCCGGAGTACAGAGATGCTGACAAACCCATAACTACCCCCTTCTTGATTCACTGCAATGAGCTGTGAAGAAAATTTACTCTTCAGCCACAACCGGCTGGATGACCTTCTTGATGTCACTGAAACTGATCTTGCGCCCGTCGCTCAGGCGGAAGAAAGTTTCCCCATCGCCCTGTTCCAGAGCGGTCACGGTGCCGGAAACTTCCGTATCGACAAAAACCGTTGCCCCGGTTGGGCTTTCCGCTGAAAAATATACGTTGTACTGGCCGCTGTTGGCCGGATTCCCGTTGTAGTCCAGACCGTCCCAAGTAAATCCAAACTCCCCGGCCTGCATGGAGGAGAACTTCTCGGTGCGCACCATATTGTTGTTTTCATCGTAAACATTGGCGTAGACTTGCGCGGCGGCGCCAGCCAGGGTGAAGTAGACCGGAGTCACGTAATTTCCGCTCTTGGTGATTCCGTCTCCCGAAGCCGTGACTTCCTTGCCGATGTAGTTGACTGCGCTGAGCATGTCCTGCTGGGCGGTCTTGTCCGTGAGGGAGGTGATTCCCTCGGAAATATTCGTCATCTGCTCAAGGCTCGAAAACTGCGCCAGCTGGGCAATGAATTCCTTGTCGTCCAGAGGATTGAGCGGATCCTGATTCTGCAACTGGGTCACCAGAAGCTTCAAAAAGGCGTCCTTGCCCAGGACATCGTTCTTCGATGCCGTGTCCGCGCCGTAAAAACCGCCCTGCTGCTGCAAAATCTGATCGATCATGACCGCCTCCTCTCAGGCAAAAATATCCAGGCCGCTTTGGGAAAGTTTTTCCCTGTGCCCGCTATTTTGCACATCCCGGACCATACCGCCTGCCACCCGTTCCAGAGTGCGCCAACGCTTGGCCGACGAGGCCAATTCCTGGTTTTCCTGGTAGCGGTTGTGATTCTCGGAGCCCTGCCATTGCGACTGGCTCTGGGAATCGGCCAGTTGCGTCTGCACCTCAAGTTTCCCGACCTTGAGCCCCTGAGCTTCGAGCTGCGTGCGCAACTGTCCCAACTGCTCGTTCAAGGCCAGAGAGGTCTCCTGATTGCTGGATCTGAGCACGGCTTGCACTTCCTTGCCCCTCACCTGCAAAATGACGCTGACCTGCCCCAGATCGGCCGGATCAAGGCGAATGACCAGCTGCTTCACGCCCTGCCCCAGGTTCCTGAAGGCTCCGTTCTCAACCTGCTGATAGACCTCGGCGTTGCGCGCACTGACGGGTGCCTCCATCCTCTGCTGAAACTGACTCTGGGAAGTCTGGGCGGAGGCTGGGGTCAGCGTCTGAGATTCGGGTGCTGTCTTCGTGTTCCCGGCGACCTGGCCGGCGCGGGAGGTGGATGAGGATGTTTTTTCCCCGTCCTGCGTGCCGAAAAATCCCTGACGGGCATCAGGCTGCTTTTTCTCGCCCTTGGAATCCGCAGCCGCAGCGCTCCCGGCAGAAGCGGCTTCACCCTCACGCGCCAAGGAAGCCGCGTCCTGCGCTACCGGCTGACCGGAGCCGTCCCTTGCCGCAGCAGCTCTGTCGGCGGCAGCCAGCAGGCCAGTGCGCGTCACGACGCTCCCGTTGCGGGCGGCGCCGTCCTGATCCTTTGCGGCGGCATGCTTGCGCTCCGCGTCGGTGGCCACGGACTCTACGTGCCGATCCTGGGCCGAAAGAGCTTCTTCCGGGGTATCAAGGGCCGTGGAGCTTTTCCCCGCAGAACCCTCGGATGCCGCGACGCGGATTCCGGGTTGACCATGAACATCCGAAGACTGTTTCTCGCTACGGACCGGCCGAGTTCCGATCTCAGAGCCCTTGCCGTCCTTCAGCGCGACCGGAATCTCGGACTTGGGATCACCGCCCTGCTTGCGTTCCAGAGCTTCACCGGACGCGCCCTTCGCAGCTTCCGCCTCCAGGATCCGAGACCTCACCGCGCGCGACTGTCCGTCCTGCGCGCCATCCATGACGCCGTCTTTCACGGCAACGGAAGCATCGGCCTTGGCCTGGCTCTTTGCCAGGCTCTTGTCCGGGCTCTTGTCTGGGCTCTTGTCTGGGCTCATGCCCTCATGTCCCGCTGTCCGATGCGCTTCCAAGCGGGCCAAAAGGGCTTCGATCTTCTGCATCACAGGAGATGAGGCTTTCTGAGTCTTTTGTCCCAAATTTTCAGTGCCTTCGCTCCGTTTCCCGGCCGCAGTCAGCTCCGCCTTCAATTCCCTGATCTGCTCGCCCAGGGTCACGGCCAGTTCGCTGCGGGTCACGGGATCGCTCTTTTGGAATTGCCGAAGAAGTTCGTGCAGGGCCGCTATTTTTTCGGAAATGACGGAGCCATCGTGGTCCGCGCCCCGCGTCCTGACATCCTCGGCCAGGCTGTCGAGCAGCTCCTGCACCGCTACAGCGGTGGAGTCATCCGCATTGACCACGTCCCTGGCGCCGGTCTCTTTATCCAAGGCAGCGCTCTGGGCAGCGGATACGGAATCAGCCTGCCCGGATCCTGAGGCTTGGGGCTCCTGCACGGCAGCTTTTGCCGAGCCACCTGCGTTTTCTTCCACACGGCCACCTTCATGGTCGGCAGCGTCCGGACTTGCGGAGACGCTCTCTTCTTCAAACGAGGACGACTCGCGATAATCCGTGTCCCTCCCATCTTCGGCAGGAACATGATCCTCAGCAAAAAACTGGTCGTTACTGGCAGGCGGCTCGGCCTGGCTGGTTTGAGGGGGTACTTCGGCTGCATCCGGCTGATTCAGATGCGCCGAAAACAGATTATGAAAATCCTGACCGGGCCGGTTTTCCATCATTTCAAATGCGCCGCCGGCGCGAAAGGACTGTGCCCCACCAGACATGGATGCGGGAAAAAACTGCATTCTTCACCTCCTGCTGGAGGCAATAGATCAAAAGACGGGCCAAGCCCGAGCACGAAGGCCAAGGCGCCCACCCCAAAAGCAATTTTCCACCCGGAAAAACGCACCGTGTCTGTCCTACAAAAAACGCGTTTTCTGTCTTACAACGCCTTTTTGATTTACTTTTTTCTTCAGCCCATGTTAAAAAAAAATCGACTATCGCGTCATGGACTGTGCGGGGTTTTCGGAGCTGGCTTCTCCGAAAGCCCTTCGCTTCCCGAACACGGGCAGCACACGACAAACGCCCAGCGGCTTCCCGCTGGGCGTTCTTTTTGGTGCACTTGGCAAACGGGGCTTGAAAGCTCTCTTTACGCGAAGGGTGCAAAGCTCCTGTCCGTCCTTGAGATCCGCTTGGCCTTGACGGCAAAAGCGGACAATCTCGAACAGAAAACGGTAGTAGCGCGCGGAAAACAGATTGAAGCGCTGGGCGAACAGCCCGGCCAGATCCGTCCCGGCGTAGGTCAACCCGGTGCGCTCTCAATGAAATCCGAACGACATCTGCGCTTCCCTGGACGGAACTTCAAGCTCTTCAAGAAATCTGATGAAAAGCGGATAGGTGGCTTCGTTGAAGACGATGAAGCCCGTACCCACCGGGGTTCCCCCATCCGGGCCATCCGGGACCGAGACAGTGTGCGTGTGCCCGCCCAGATAATTTTCCTTCTCGAAAATGGTCACCTCATGGCTATCCTGTAAGAGGTGCGCTGCCACGATCCCGGCCACACCTCCCTCATGGTTGCAAATCTTGCCCTCCGGCACCTGTCCGCGCCTTCCGGTGCCGAGGCGACACGCACTGGCGCCGCGACCATCTTCATACGGGCCGACTTTGCTGGAAAACCCGCCCGCTGACGGGAGCAAGAACAAAAACGCCCGGTGACTGTCACCGGGCGCGATTATTTAGTTTTCAAAAAGCAGGGTTTTTCTTCAACCTCCGAATGAACCGGCTCCGATCACTTCCATAGCCTTGGTGTAGTGCACGCGAAGCTTACCCATCTTGTCACCCAGATCCTTCTCGACGGGTCCCATCTCCAGCGGACACTCAGCTTCGAGCTGGGCGGTTTTCGTCTCGATCTCGCGTACCAGAGCCTTTATCTCGGCGACAGCGTCAACCAGTGCTCCTCGGTCCTTGTCACCGAGATCCAAGAAACCCACCATCACATCATAAAGAGTCGCCTTCCATGCATTGAGTTCTCGCTCGACGCCTTTGCAATAGCCTTTTACAGCCAATTTTTTCGCTTCTTCAGTCGCACATCCATCAATTGCGGAACATGCAAAGCAGGGGCCTGGATAATCCATGTTTGCCATAGGTGCCTCCAAAAAGAGTTTGATGTTTGAGATCTATGATACGCGAAAACCATCTATCGTCAATGAAAACTGTTATTGAATTCCTAATGTCACACGCACTTCTGACAAGAGGCACGGCTCACTTTTTATCTTGGATGGTCAAAGCAGGGCAACTTGATGGGTTTATCCTCCCACGCATGCACCAGGCACAGGAAGCGCCTTGCCATGGCACCCGCAATCCGCGATGACCATGGCGCAAGCGCGGAGGTATAAAAATGCGATCCTGGCTCCACATAATCAGCCGACTGCGGCCCGCCACCATCCAGGCACATCTGATCCACATGGTGCTGGCCCTGGTCGTCATTCAGATTGCCGTCAGCTGGCACGTCATCTCCGGGCTGACCGAAGAAATGCTGCATGAACAGATCGGACAGACGGCCCTGCAAACAGCCCGGACCATCGCCCAGATCCCGCGCATCCGGCAGGCGCTGCTCGAAGGCGACCCGCAAGGGGAAATTCAAACCCTGGCCGAAAACATCCGCACCCAGACCGGTGCATCGTTCGTGGTCATCGGTGACAGCGCGCAGAAGCGCTATTCGCATCCGGTGCCCGAACGCATAGGTCAGACCTTTGTCGGCGGAGACACCGGACCTGCCTTGCAGGAAGGTAAATCCTATGTTTCGGAAGCGGTCGGGACCCTTGGCAGGTCCCTGCGAGGCATGACCCCGATCCTGGACGAGGACAAGGCCATCATCGGCTTCGTATCTGTCGGCTATCTATCCGAAAGCATTCATCGATCCATCTCGGCCCATCTGGACAAGCCGCTCATGTACATCATCGGCATGAGCGTGGTCGGCATCCTGAGCGCCGTGGTCATCGCCGGACGTCTCAAGAAACTGACCCTGGGCCTTGAACCGTCGGAAATAACCAGTCTGTATCTGGAACGCGTGGCCGTCCTGCAGACAATCCGCGAGGGGGTCCTGGCCATCGACCACTATGGCAACATCCGCGTCGCCAACCAGGCTGCGCGACGCTATGCAGGGCTGAGCCTCGATGAACGGTTTGCGGGCAGACCCGCCTCCGGCATCATCCCAGAGGCGGGTCTTGAGCAGGCTCTGCGCACGGGCCAATCCGAGTTTGACCAGGAACGAACCGTCAACGGCCAGGAACTCATCTTCAACATCGTGCCCGTCTTCCAGGACCAGAAAATTCAGGGCGTCGTGGCCAGCTTCAGACGCAAGGACGAGCTTGACCTCCTGGCGGCGGAGCTTTCACGGGTGCAGGAATACTCCGAACTGCTGCGCGTGCAGACCCATGAATATTCGAACAAGCTGCACACCATCGCCGGGCTCATTCAGATCGAAGCCTACCGCGAAGCCCTGGAACTGGTGGTCACCGAGTCCTCGGGCTACGAGGAATTCATCCGATTCCTGGGTGAATCCGTGCCTCATCCGGTCATTGCCGCCATCATCCTCGGCAAGTACAACAGGGCCAAGGAACTCAGGATCAATTTCGCCATCGACCGGGACAGCACCATGGCCGATGTTCCCAAATGGATTCGCCAGGAAAAGATCGTGACCATTGTCGGCAATCTCCTGGACAACGCCTTTGATGCGGTCCTGACGCAGTCGCAGCAACTGCGCATGGTCGAGATGTCCTTCACGGATCTTGGCAACGACATCGTCTTCGAGATCGAGGATGCCGGGCCGGGAGTTCCCGTGGACCAGCTTGAGCGGATTTTCGAGAAAGGGGTTTCATCCAAGGGCCGTGGACGGCGCGGAGTCGGGCTGTATCTGGTCCGCCAGCGCCTGGATGAACTGAACGGACAGATCATGGTCAGCCGCGGCAGCCTGGGTGGCGCTCTTTTCACCGTGGTCATTCCCAAGGAGCAGACATGATTACCAGGGTACTTGTTGTCGAAGACGACGTGCGCATCGCGGATCTGCATCGACGTTTCACAGAACGGGTCGAGGGCTGCGAAGTCGTCGGCATCGCCCATCGTCTGGACGACGCGCGGGACATGGCCGAAGCCCTTGAGCCGCACCTCATCCTGCTCGACCTCTATTTCCCGGAAGGCCCCGGCACGGATCTGCTGCGGGAAATCCGGGCCCAAAACCTGGAGATCGACGTCATCCTGATCACCGCCGCGCGCGAAGTCGGAACCTTGAAAGAGGCCCTGCGTGGCGGGGTATTCGACTACCTGATCAAGCCCGTCACCGCCGAGCGCTTCCATGAATGCCTGACCAAATTCTGCGCCTACCGGGAGCGCCTCGGACTTGGGAGCGCCATCGAGCAGCACGACGTGGACACGCTGCTGCATCCCGCAAGTCCCTGCCCGCCCCTGGGTGGCGGCTGCCTGCCCAAGGGCATAGACGGCCTGACCCTGGCCAAGGTGCGCGGCGCGTTCGAGCAAACCGAGCCAGCGGGTCGCAGCGCGGAGGATGTGGCCGAACTGATCGGCATCAGCCGTTCCACCGCGCGCCGGTATCTTGAATATCTCATCTCCGAAGGCACGCTTTACGCCGACGTGGTTTACGGCAGCGTGGGTCGACCCGAACGCCGCTATTTCAGTCGCTGAAAAGGTCTTCTCCACCGCCCCTGAAAGGGCCCCACGACGCCGTGAACAAAATGCGCTTAATCCACAAAATGGCGCTTTTTCTTTTTACGTTCCAAACCGTATTTTCCCCCCTCCCCGTCATATCCTCTTCTCATCAAAACTTGAGGTCCCTTCCCCGCGCGTCCGCGCCCATAACGTTTTTTGTTGACGGAGGAGTCATGAAACGTTTCTTCATGTGTGCAGTCCTTGTGATCGCAGTAGCCCTGACCATTCCCGCCTTTGCCAAAACAGTGCTCAAGCTCGGCCATATCGCCGAAGTCAGCCATCCCTATGCCAAGGGCGCCGACCAATTCGCCAAGCTGGTCGCGGAAAAATCCGGCGGGGAAATGGAAGTCCAGGTCTTCCCGTCCTCCCAGCTGGGCAGCCAGAAGGACATGACCGAAGGCCTCATCTACGGCACCATCGACATGGTCCTGACCGGCACCGCGGACCTGGGGCAGTTCCAGCCCAAGATGTCCCTTTTCGACCTGCCCTTCCTGTTCAAGGACCGCACCCACGCCTACAAGGCCCTTGACACAGTGGGCATGGAACTGGGCAAGGAGCTTGAGCCCCGTGGCCTGAAGCTGCTGGGCTACATGGAGAACGGCATCCGCCACCTGACCAACAACGTCCGCCCCGTGGCCACTCCGGCCGACATGGACGGCCTCAAGATCCGCGTCATGTCCAACAAGATCTACATCGAGACCATCAAGTCCCTGGGCGGCTCCCCCACGCCCATGGCCTTTGGTGAACTCTACTCCGCCATGCAGCAGGGCACTGTCGACGGACAGGAAAACCCCAGCGCGCACATCTACACCAAGCGCTTCTTCGAAGTTCAGAAGTACGCATCCATGACCGCCCACGCCTATGCCCCGGAACCGGTGCTCATCTCCATGATCACCTGGAGCAAGCTCAGCGACGCCCAAAAGGCCATCATTCAGGAAGCCGCCACCGAGGCCGTCGCCTGGCAGCGTAAACTCTCCACCCAGCAGGACAACGAGTACTGGGACAAGATCAAGGGCACAGGCAAGATCGAGGTCATCGAAGTCGACCGCGCCCCGTTCATGGAAGCCACCCAGCCCGTGTGGAAGGAATTCGCCCCCACTGTCGGGCAGGACAACATCGACAAGGTACTGGCTCTGGGCAAATAGCTCATTCTCATGAACCCGCCCGCATAGCCGGGCGGGTTTTTTATCTTCACATTTCCAGGAGGATTCCATGGACAAGCTCCTCAAGGGCGTGCGCTCGGTACTGTACGGGTTTTCCGTCGTCGCCATGTCGATCATGCTCCTGATCATCTTTGCCCAGGTCGTGACCCGCTACATGTTCGGATACACCCCTGAATGGTCCGAGGAGCTGGCACGTTTCCTCTTCGTCTGGGTCGTTTTCCTGGGCTCGGCGCTGATCATGGGAGAAACCGGACATCTGGCCGTGCAGTTTCTGCCCGACAAGTTCAAGGGCACCCGCTTCGGCACCATTCTGGACATCATCATCAACGCCTGCGGATATGTGTTCATCATCCTGCTCCTGACCCAGGGCTGGAAAATGACCTCCATCATGACCTTCCAGCGCGCCCCGGGCCTCGATATTCCCATGAGCTGGGTCTATGTCATCATCCCTGTCAGCTGCGTGCTCATGCTCCTGTACCTCTTCAAGGAGACCTTGCGCATCATCAGGGACATTTCCAAATCTCGCGCCAGGCAGGAGGGATAGCCATGGAATACGTACTTCTCTTCGTCTTTCTGGGCCTGACCGCCCTTGGCGTGCCCGTGGCCTTTGCCCTGTGTCTGGCCGCAGCCACCGTCCTGCACTTTTTCATGAACATGCCCCTCGTCATGGTTTCCCAGATGATGTACTCGGGCATCGACTCGTTTTCCTTCATGGCCGTACCCTTCTTCATGCTCGCCGGATCGTTCATGTCCGCAGGCGGCGTGACCGGCAGGCTGGTCAACTTCTCCCAGGCTCTGGTCGGCTCCTTCACCGGCGGACTGGCCCAGGCCGTGGCCGTTTCGGGCATGTTCTTCGCCGCCATCTCCGGGTCCTCAGCCGCCACCACCGCCGCGCTGGGTTCGACCATGGTCAACGAGATGGAAAAGAAAGGCTACACGCGCGAGTGGGCCACCGGCATCGTCGCCGCCGGCGGCACCGTGGGCATCGTCATTCCGCCGTCCATCACCCTGGTCGTGTATGGCGTCATCGCCGACACCTCCATCGGCGATCTGTTCGTGGGCGGATTCCTGCCCGGCCTGCTCATGGGCCTGTCCATGATGCTGGTCAGCTGGTATCTGGCCAAAAAACGCGGCCTCAAACCCGAGGGCACGTTCTCCAGCTCGGCGCTGTGGACATCCTTCAAGGATTCCTTTTTCGCCCTCATGACCCCGGTCATCATCATCGGCGGCATCTACGGAGGCATCTTCACCCCGACAGAAGCTGCGGCCGTGGCCGCCGTGTACGGCATTCTGGTCGGCCTGTTCATCTACAAGGAACTCAAATTCAAGGATTTCCCCAAGATCATCTTCCAGGCCGTCATCGGCACGACCATCATCATGTTTCTGGTCGGCGCGGCCAACGTCTTCGGATGGCTTCTGACCAACCTGCAGATTCCCCACCATGTGGGCGCCTTCGTGGCCAGCCTGACCTCATCCCCGGTTCTTTTCCTGCTGGCCATGAACGTGCTGCTGCTGTTCATCGGGACCATGGTCAACGCCTCGGCCGCCGTGGTCATCCTGACTCCCATCTTCCTCCCGGTGGCCAAGAGCCTCGGCATCGACCCGCTCTTCTTCGGCGTGCTCATGGTCTGCAACCTGGCCATCGGCTGCATCACCCCGCCGGTGGGTCTCGACCTCTTCGTGGCCAGCGCCATCACCAAGGTGCCGCTTGAAAAGGTCATGAAGGCCGCCGTGCCCTACCTGCTCGCGCTGCTGGCCACCCTGCTGATTCTGACCCTCTTCCCGATCATCACCACCATCCTGCCCAGCCTGCTGCGCTAGAAAAGATACGACGCACAAAAAAACAAGGGGCGATCCTTACCGGACCGCCCCTTGTTTTTTTTAACGTTCAGCGCAGAATCACTGCATCACTACAGCCTTTTCGATGATGACAGGCTCGACCGGGACATCCCCGTGCATGCCCTTGGAGCCCGTGTTCACGGCGTCGATGAGGTCCACCACACGTTTGCCCGCAACAACCCGGCCAAACACGGCGTATCCAAAATCACGGGCGCCGTGGTTCAAAAAAGTGTTGTCGGCCGTATTGATGAAAAACTGGGACGTAGCGGAATCAACCTCGCCCGTACGAGCCATGGCGACCGTGTACTTGTCGTTTTTGAGACCATTGTCGGCCTCGTTCTTGATGGGTTCATGGCCGCGCTTCTGGTGCATGGCCGTATCCATGCCGCCGCCCTGGATCATGAAACCCTTGATGACGCGGTGAAATACCGTGCCATCGTAGAAGCCCTCGCTGACATAGGTCAGAAAATTCCTGGCCGAGATCGGGGCCTTGGCTTCGTCGAGTTCGATGACGATGATGCCCTTGTTCGTGGTCAGGGAAACCTTGGGGCCGTCCGCGAGAACGGTGGACGAAAACAGGCAAATCAGAATCAAGGCAAAAACAAAAATACGCATTGAGCACCTTCCTTTAAAAAATGACGGCTTCAAACCACCAGATCTCCGTCTTGGGTTTGCGCCAGGTTCCCTTGGGCAGACCGGCCTTGACGCAGGTCTGATCCAGAAATGTTTCGCGGTCCCAGCCCCACTCCGTGGCCACCTGCGGCAACAGCAGGCCGGAATGCACGGATTTGCGGATATAGAGCCCGTGCCGTCCGACTTCGATCAGTTCCGGGTCGGGACACGGCGAAAGCGGCCCCATGACCGAGACTTCGATATCCAGATCATCGAGCTCCCCTGCCGTCAGCGGAGAAAAGCGCGGGTCCTCAAAGGCCGCCGCGCCCGCCATGCGCTCGACGGTAGCGGCCAGCGGGCCCTTGCCCACGATGTTGCCGATGCATCCGCGCAGTCGGCCCTCACGCTTCAAGGTCACAAAAGCGCCCAGCTCCTCGCTCAGGGTCCTGGACTCAAGAGCGGGCTTCGGCCCGGAAGCCAGGCCGAGATGATCCCGGATGACCCAGACCACGAGGTCCTTGCAGAATTGCTTCTCCTCATCGGTCAAAATCAGTTCGAATGTGTTCATGCTTTCCTCCCTCAAGAATCAAAAGGCGGTTCCAAAGGCGGATTGGCCCACAGCGCGCCCATGGTCCTGGATGCGTCCCGGACCACGACCTGCCGCCCCTCGACCCGCACTCGCCCCTGGGCGATCCAGTGCAGGGCCTGGGGATAGATGCGATGCTCCATCTCCAATATGCGCACGCCGAGCGTGGCCTCGTCGTCGTCCGGATAGGCGGGCACGGCGGCCTGGATGATGATCGGGCCGTGGTCCATCTGCTCGTCCACGAAATGCACGGTGCATCCCGCCAGCCGCACACCGTGGTCGGCCTGCTGTCCCTGGGCGCGCAGCCCGGGACAGGCCGGAAGCAGGGCGGGATGGATGTTGACCACGCGACCGGCAAAGGGCGTCAAAAACGCCGGGGTAAGGATACGCATGAACCCGGCCAGGGCCACGAGCTCGACACCGGCCTCCCGCAGCAGCCGGACCAGCTCGCCGTCGAAGGCCGCACGCTCGGGAAACTCGTCGTGGCGCACGCAGGCAGTGGCGATACCCGCCTTCCGCGCGCGCTCAAGACCTTGCGCGTCAGGCTTGTTGGCGATGACGATGCGTATGTCGGCGTCGAGGCCGCCGTCGGCCACCCTGTCGAGTATGGCCTGCAGGTTGGACCCGGATCCGGAAACAAGGACGCCCAGCGCGATGGTCATTGAATCAGCCCTTCACCAGTGCTTCGACCAGGGCCGGAATGGTGTAGTCCTCGGGCATGATGTCGGGAGTGAACCCGTAATCCTTCAGGGTACCTGCCGTCACGGGGCCGATGCAGCAAATCTTCAGCCCCTGGCCGACATAGGGGCGCAGGGTGTCGGCCGGAACCAGGGCGAAGAAGTTCTCCACCGTGGATGAGCTGGAAAAGGTCAGGTAATGGAGCCTGCCCTTTTCGAGAAGCTCGATGATCTCGACGCCGTCCTCCTGGGTCAGCTGCGTCTCGTAGACCGGAAGCACGTCCACCTGGGCCGCGACCTTGGCCAGCTCCTCGGGCAGCACTTCACGGGCGACCTTGGCGCGGGGAATGAGTACGCGCTTGCCTGCGATGCCGCGCTCAAGCAGTCCCTCGACCACGGACTCGGCCACGTACTTGGGCGGAATGAAGTCGGGACGGATGCCGCGCTCAAGGAGCGCCTCGGCCGTGGCTGGTCCGATGGCCGCGATCTGCATGCCGCCGAAAGCCCGGGCATCCTTGCCCACGAGTTCGAGCTGGTTCCAGAAATGACGCACGCCGTTGACGGAGGTGAAAATGGCCCAGTCGTAATCCTGCAGGCGGTCTATGGCCTCGCGGACCGGAGCGTAGTCTTCCAGGGGCACGATGGTGATGGTCGGAAACTCGTAGCAGGCCGCGCCCAGGCCTTCCAGCGTGTCCTTCAGACCGCTGGCCTGCTCCCGGGCCCTGGTCACGACCACGCCCTTGCCGTGCAGAGGCAACTTTTCGAACCAGTTCAGGG includes these proteins:
- a CDS encoding flagellar hook protein FlgE, whose amino-acid sequence is MGLSASLYSGTSGLKAHGEDMTVIGNNISNVSTIGFKGSRMYFEDALSQQITTASGGGQVGRGVSVGAVMGDFSQGSLENTTEATDLAVGGNGFFMVSPAGQEINYYTRAGNFRFDEDGYLVNPQGYRLQGWEVQQANTSAAASGNTSAQPSTGVQIQGVPQDVKLENFQSPPQATSRIDLIVNVDSGSDDKSAVDDAPFTAMFDKYNAQSGQPLAEDSYAYQTTIKVYDENGSSHNLTVYMDPIGDADVTAASGGKKYWEYVVAVPPSDDNRVFAGALIEKKGVLMTGTLTFNAAGELENMSAFTLNDPAVVNPDDKDSWGIANPSANGYPICTANFLGTANGSVTGTATVAENTKNIEINFGVRSKSNSWNPANQTTLQALADLPQTSAGLADMNGLGAKETSALSSTNYSTGSTTIFQAQDGYTAGFLQNISVDRDGVITGRYSNGQVLQLFAVTLATFNNNYALYREGGNLFSETRSSGPPVTGLANTGGKGSIASNSLEQSNVDLATEFVKMITTEKGFQANSKTITTVDQMLTVLIQLKR
- a CDS encoding flagellar hook assembly protein FlgD; the protein is MIDQILQQQGGFYGADTASKNDVLGKDAFLKLLVTQLQNQDPLNPLDDKEFIAQLAQFSSLEQMTNISEGITSLTDKTAQQDMLSAVNYIGKEVTASGDGITKSGNYVTPVYFTLAGAAAQVYANVYDENNNMVRTEKFSSMQAGEFGFTWDGLDYNGNPANSGQYNVYFSAESPTGATVFVDTEVSGTVTALEQGDGETFFRLSDGRKISFSDIKKVIQPVVAEE
- a CDS encoding flagellar hook-length control protein FliK translates to MEENAGGSAKAAVQEPQASGSGQADSVSAAQSAALDKETGARDVVNADDSTAVAVQELLDSLAEDVRTRGADHDGSVISEKIAALHELLRQFQKSDPVTRSELAVTLGEQIRELKAELTAAGKRSEGTENLGQKTQKASSPVMQKIEALLARLEAHRTAGHEGMSPDKSPDKSPDKSLAKSQAKADASVAVKDGVMDGAQDGQSRAVRSRILEAEAAKGASGEALERKQGGDPKSEIPVALKDGKGSEIGTRPVRSEKQSSDVHGQPGIRVAASEGSAGKSSTALDTPEEALSAQDRHVESVATDAERKHAAAKDQDGAARNGSVVTRTGLLAAADRAAAARDGSGQPVAQDAASLAREGEAASAGSAAAADSKGEKKQPDARQGFFGTQDGEKTSSSTSRAGQVAGNTKTAPESQTLTPASAQTSQSQFQQRMEAPVSARNAEVYQQVENGAFRNLGQGVKQLVIRLDPADLGQVSVILQVRGKEVQAVLRSSNQETSLALNEQLGQLRTQLEAQGLKVGKLEVQTQLADSQSQSQWQGSENHNRYQENQELASSAKRWRTLERVAGGMVRDVQNSGHREKLSQSGLDIFA
- a CDS encoding NAD(P)-binding protein — translated: MPEGKICNHEGGVAGIVAAHLLQDSHEVTIFEKENYLGGHTHTVSVPDGPDGGTPVGTGFIVFNEATYPLFIRFLEELEVPSREAQMSFGFH
- a CDS encoding ATP-binding protein, which translates into the protein MRSWLHIISRLRPATIQAHLIHMVLALVVIQIAVSWHVISGLTEEMLHEQIGQTALQTARTIAQIPRIRQALLEGDPQGEIQTLAENIRTQTGASFVVIGDSAQKRYSHPVPERIGQTFVGGDTGPALQEGKSYVSEAVGTLGRSLRGMTPILDEDKAIIGFVSVGYLSESIHRSISAHLDKPLMYIIGMSVVGILSAVVIAGRLKKLTLGLEPSEITSLYLERVAVLQTIREGVLAIDHYGNIRVANQAARRYAGLSLDERFAGRPASGIIPEAGLEQALRTGQSEFDQERTVNGQELIFNIVPVFQDQKIQGVVASFRRKDELDLLAAELSRVQEYSELLRVQTHEYSNKLHTIAGLIQIEAYREALELVVTESSGYEEFIRFLGESVPHPVIAAIILGKYNRAKELRINFAIDRDSTMADVPKWIRQEKIVTIVGNLLDNAFDAVLTQSQQLRMVEMSFTDLGNDIVFEIEDAGPGVPVDQLERIFEKGVSSKGRGRRGVGLYLVRQRLDELNGQIMVSRGSLGGALFTVVIPKEQT